TTTCTGGCCACATCCTGCATGCGTTTAATAATGGCAAAAAGGATAACTAGAATAATGATTACATTAATGAGCACTTCCATCAGGTGGTCTCGCCTTCGTTGGTTTTATCCGGCTCGGCGCCTTTGGATATGGAGCCGCGCATGTCGGTGTCGGCCTTGATGTTCATCATCTTATAGTAGTCGAATACACCCAGGTTGCCGGTACGGAAAGCTTCAGCCATAGCGAGCGGAATCTGGGCCTCCGCTTCGGTCACCTTCGCCCGCATCTCGACCACTTTAGCTTTCATTTCCTGCTCAAGGGCGCGGGCCATGGCGCGGCGGACTTCCGCTCTCGCCTGGGCGATGTTTTTATCGGCGTCTGCCTGGGCCATCTGCAGCTTGGCGCCGATATTTTCTCCGACATCCACATCTGCGATATCGATAGAAAGAATCTCGAACGCAGTCCCTGAATCCAGCCCCTTGGCCAGCACGACCTTGGAAATCTTATCCGGATTTTCGAGCACCTGCTTGTAGGATTCGGAAGAGCCGATGGTGCTCACGATGCCTTCGCCGACACGGGCGATGATGGTTTCTTCACCGGCGCCGCCCACCAGGCGGTTGATGTTGGTGCGCACGGTCACCCGTGTTATGGCTTTCACCTGGATGCCGTCCTTCGCCACCGCGGCGATGGAAGGGGTAGTGATCACTTTGGGGAGAACGCTCATTCTGACCGCCTCCAGCACATTCCTTCCCGCCAGATCGATGGCGCACGCGCGTTCGAAGGTGAGCGGGATAGAAGCTTTATCGGCGGCAATGAGCGCGTTGACCACCGCGACCACATTGCCTCCGGCCAGAAAGTGCGCTTCAAGGGCGTCGCTTGAGACTTTCAGTCCGGCCTTCGTGGCCGATATAAGCCCGGTCACAATGAGCGGGGGCGGAACACGCCTGAGACGCATTCCCACCAGGGAGAAAAGGTTGATGTGGACTTTGGCCGCTACCGCGGAAATCCACAGCGGAACCGGAATGGCCCAGAAAAACAGCCAGATGAATACGAGAAATACAGCAACGGCGAAAACGATGAGTAAATCCATGTTAACCCCCTTCTTTCAGTTCGACAATGATACGGGGACCTTCGATTCCCACTACCCGTATCGGTGAATTTGCTTCTATGAATTCCCCGTCGGCTACCACATCGACGCGCTTCCCCTCTATAATAACTATTCCGGCGGGACGGAGCTTGGTCAGCGCGGTTCCTTCTTTGCCCACAAGGACTGAATAATCGTCAAGAGAAGTGTGGCCTTCCTCGTTGTAATCCAGCCCGAC
This sequence is a window from Candidatus Latescibacter sp.. Protein-coding genes within it:
- the floA gene encoding flotillin-like protein FloA (flotillin-like protein involved in membrane lipid rafts), which translates into the protein MDLLIVFAVAVFLVFIWLFFWAIPVPLWISAVAAKVHINLFSLVGMRLRRVPPPLIVTGLISATKAGLKVSSDALEAHFLAGGNVVAVVNALIAADKASIPLTFERACAIDLAGRNVLEAVRMSVLPKVITTPSIAAVAKDGIQVKAITRVTVRTNINRLVGGAGEETIIARVGEGIVSTIGSSESYKQVLENPDKISKVVLAKGLDSGTAFEILSIDIADVDVGENIGAKLQMAQADADKNIAQARAEVRRAMARALEQEMKAKVVEMRAKVTEAEAQIPLAMAEAFRTGNLGVFDYYKMMNIKADTDMRGSISKGAEPDKTNEGETT
- a CDS encoding NfeD family protein, whose product is IIYGIWRARTAYGFEGAMVTILLCAIGAVVLIKLALKSRAVRSVGLDYNEEGHTSLDDYSVLVGKEGTALTKLRPAGIVIIEGKRVDVVADGEFIEANSPIRVVGIEGPRIIVELKEGG